In Apium graveolens cultivar Ventura unplaced genomic scaffold, ASM990537v1 ctg7222, whole genome shotgun sequence, one DNA window encodes the following:
- the LOC141703946 gene encoding putative tRNA N6-adenosine threonylcarbamoyltransferase, mitochondrial, which produces SLIFSPKSLSTLSAHKYGDPLSYKQTTNHDLVILGIETSCDDTAAAVVRSNGDILSQVVSSQGDLLAKYGGVSPKMAEEAHSQVIDQVVQEALDKAKLIESDLSAVAVTIGPGLSLCLRVGVQKARKLAASYSLPIVNVHHMEAHALVARLTEREVQFPFIALLISGGHNILILARELGQYLQLGTTIDDAIGEAYDKTAKWLGLELRRSGGLAIEELARKGDAGSIKFKVPMKHHKDCNFSYAGLKTQVRLAIESKNIDAETPSSSASIEDQSSRADIAASFQRVAVLHLEEKCGRAIEWALEMEPSIKHLVVSGGVASNQYVRDRLDQVAKKKGLQLVCPPPSLCTDNGVMVAWTGIEHFRNGRFDPPPPLNELEDARLDLRPRWPLGEEYARGKSEARSLRTARMHPSLTSMIQASQRQEQT; this is translated from the exons TCACTCATCTTCTCACCCAAATCATTATCTACTCTATCTGCTCATAAATATGGTGACCCATTATCATATAAACAAACCACAAATCATGATTTGGTTATTCTTGGCATTGAAACTAGTTGTGATGACACTGCTGCCGCTGTT GTTCGAAGCAATGGTGATATTCTTAGCCAAGTTGTGTCTTCTCAG GGAGATTTGCTTGCTAAATATGGAGGAGTTTCTCCTAAAATGGCAGAAGAAGCACATTCACAAGTGATTGACCAG GTGGTTCAGGAAGCACTCGATAAAGCTAAATTGATTGAGTCAGATCTTTCTGCAGTTGCTGTTACTATTGGCCCTGGTTTAAGTCTATGTCTACGTG TTGGAGTGCAGAAAGCTCGGAAACTTGCTGCTAGTTATAGCCTTCCTATTGTCAATGTCCATCATATGGAAGCCCATGCTTTGGTAGCTCG GTTAACTGAAAGGGAGGTGCAATTTCCGTTTATAGCCCTTCTTATATCAG GAGGACATAATATCCTAATTCTCGCACGGGAACTTGGTCAATACTTGCAACTAGGGACTACTATTGATGACGCAATTGGCGAGGCATATGACAAGACTGCGAAGTGGCTCGGTCTTGAGTTGAGGAGGAGCGGGGGCTTAGCTATAGAGGAGCTTGCTCGAAAAGGAGATGCAGGATCCATCAAGTTTAAA GTCCCAATGAAACACCATAAAGATTGCAATTTTTCGTATGCTGGTTTAAAGACTCAAGTGAGACTGGCAATTGAATCAAAGAATAT TGATGCTGAAACTCCCAGTTCCTCCGCTAGTATTGAAGACCAAAGTTCACGAGCTGATATTGCAGCTTCATTTCAG CGAGTTGCCGTATTGCATCTGGAAGAGAAGTGTGGAAGAGCTATTGAATGGGCATTAGAGATGGAACCTTCTATTAAACATTTG GTGGTCTCAGGTGGTGTGGCATCTAATCAGTACGTCAGGGATCGGTTGGATCAGGTTGCTAAGAAGAAAGGGCTGCAGCTTGTTTGCCCTCCTCCTAGTCTTTGTACTGACAATG GAGTGATGGTGGCTTGGACTGGTATTGAGCACTTTCGTAATGGTAGATTTGATCCTCCCCCGCCTCTGAATGAGCTAGAAGATGCAAGA CTTGATTTGCGGCCAAGGTGGCCACTGGGCGAGGAATATGCTAGAGGGAAAAGTGAGGCTCGGTCATTGAGAACAGCTCGAATGCATCCATCCCTTACATCTATGATCCAGGCATCTCAACGACAAGAACAAACATAG